One stretch of Callospermophilus lateralis isolate mCalLat2 chromosome 11, mCalLat2.hap1, whole genome shotgun sequence DNA includes these proteins:
- the LOC143410495 gene encoding WAP four-disulfide core domain protein 18-like — protein sequence MKAATVLVLVGFVILGMDMVCARTYFPSQELQHYGKCPEVPEGVYGTCIERCSGDDSCPRGMKCCSNGCGHVCLKAVFKMSTKFCGSKECGGVGGSRQRVENIEARA from the exons ATGAAGGCAGCCACAGTCTTGGTTCTGGTGGGTTTTGTCATCCTGGGAATGGACATGGTCTGTGCCCGAACTTATTTTCCTTCCCAGG AACTGCAACACTATGGAAAATGCCCTGAAGTGCCTGAAGGAGTCTATGGGACTTGTATTGAAAGGTGCTCAGGAGATGATTCATGTCCCAGGGGAATGAAGTGCTGCAGCAATGGCTGTGGTCATGTCTGCCTGAAGGCTGTTTTCAAA ATGTCTACTAAGTTCTGTGGGAGCAAAGAGTGTGGGGGTGTGGGGGGCAGTCGTCAGAGAGTGGAGAACATCGAAGCGAGAGCTTGA